The Lycium barbarum isolate Lr01 chromosome 9, ASM1917538v2, whole genome shotgun sequence genome has a segment encoding these proteins:
- the LOC132610946 gene encoding sesquiterpene synthase 14b-like produces MSQLAMVHTTITRPLANYHPSVWGDYFLSYTHELTEISMQEKVELEELKEKVRKMLVETPDNSTQKLVLIDAIQQLGVAYHFENEIKSSIQNIFDEFERNENDDDDDLYVVALRFRLVRQQRHYMSPDVFKKFINHDGKFKETLTKDVLGLLSLYEAAHLRVHGEDILEEALTFTITHLESMGPKLDNSLKVQVSEALSQPIHTNVPRGGAGKYLRIYRNIEGHNNLLLKFAKLDFHILQKMHQRELSELTRWWKDLDFVNKFPYARDKLVECYFWATEVFFEPKYRCARRTLTKLIVIITITDDLYDACATYDELVPFTDAIERCDISAMDSISPYMRPLYQVFMDYFDEIEEELTKDGRAECVYYAKNEAKKWTKSYLKEAEWLNAGTIPKCEEYKRNATLTISIQMIIVTSLIVMEEFIAKETFEWMINESLVARASSLINRLKDDIIGHEHEQQREHGASFIECYMKEYGASKQEAYAEALKEITNAWKDLNAEYLRATEVPTIVLDPALNLARLVEILEGDDFTNSKNKLKDVITLLFVDSVNSTSCG; encoded by the exons ATGAGTCAATTAGCAATGGTTCATACTACTATTACACGTCCGTTGGCAAATTATCACCCTAGTGTCTGGGGAGACTATTTTCTCTCCTACACTCATGAACTCACA GAAATTAGTATGCAAGAAAAAGTTGAACTTGAAGAGTTAAAAGAAAAGGTCAGGAAAATGTTGGTGGAAACACCCGATAATAGTACACAAAAACTTGTATTGATTGATGCAATCCAACAACTGGGAGTGGCATATCATTTTGAAAATGAGATTAAATCATCCATTCAGAACATTTTTGATGAATTCGAAcggaatgaaaatgatgatgatgatgatctgtACGTTGTTGCTCTTCGTTTTCGACTAGTGAGACAACAAAGGCATTACATGTCTCCTG ATGTATTCAAAAAATTCATCAACCATGATGGGAAGTTCAAGGAAACTCTTACTAAAGATGTGCTAGGATTATTAAGTTTATATGAAGCAGCACATCTAAGAGTGCATGGGGAAGACATTCTTGAAGAAGCTCTAACTTTTACCATCACTCATCTCGAGTCCATGGGCCCTAAATTGGACAACTCACTCAAGGTCCAAGTTAGTGAAGCCTTGAGCCAGCCCATTCATACAAATGTACCAAGAGGTGGAGCAGGAAAATACTTGCGTATTTATAGAAACATTGAAGGACATAACAATTTACTTTTGAAATTTGCGAAATTGGATTTCCACATTTTGCAAAAGATGCACCAAAGAGAGCTTAGCGAACTTACAAG GTGGTGGAAAGACCTGGATTTTGTAAACAAATTTCCATATGCAAGAGACAAACTGGTGGAGTGTTACTTTTGGGCAACAGAGGTGTTTTTTGAGCCTAAATATAGATGTGCAAGAAGAACGTTAACAAAATTAATCGTTATCATCACCATCACTGATGACCTCTATGATGCTTGTGCAACTTATGACGAACTTGTGCCTTTCACTGATGCAATCGAGAG ATGTGACATTAGTGCTATGGATTCGATATCGCCCTATATGAGACCTCTTTATCAAGTCTTTATGGATTATTTTGATGAAATAGAAGAAGAATTGACCAAAGACGGCAGAGCAGAATGTGTCTACTATGCAAAAAATGAG GCGAAAAAGTGGACCAAAAGCTATCTTAAGGAAGCCGAATGGTTGAATGCTGGCACTATTCCAAAATGCGAGGAATATAAGAGAAACGCTACTTTAACTATTTCCATTCAGATGATTATTGTTACCTCTTTGATTGTTATGGAGGAATTTATAGCCAAAGAGACTTTTGAATGGATGATAAATGAGTCTTTGGTCGCTCGAGCTTCATCACTAATCAACAGATTAAAGGACGATATTATTGGACATGAA CACGAACAACAAAGAGAACATGGAGCTTCATTCATTGAATGCTACATGAAAGAATATGGAGCTTCAAAACAAGAGGCATATgctgaggctttgaaggaaatcACAAATGCATGGAAAGACCTAAACGCAGAATATCTACGTGCTACTGAAGTACCAACGATTGTCCTCGATCCTGCCTTAAATCTTGCACGCCTTGTAGAAATTCTTGAAGGGGATGATTTTACAAATTCGAAAAACAAGCTTAAAGACGTCATCACCTTGTTGTTTGTTGATTCTGTCAATAGTACATCATGTGGATAA